One window of Mesorhizobium sp. WSM4904 genomic DNA carries:
- a CDS encoding type II toxin-antitoxin system RelE/ParE family toxin has translation MILGFRDEWLRAFFVDDAHSRNIPFDLELRLFRKLQMIDDAMTDPDLRVPPSNHFEKLRGNLEGFHSIRVNKQWRLVFRWDGRRGEASDVYLDDHSYR, from the coding sequence ATGATCCTTGGCTTTCGGGACGAGTGGTTGCGAGCCTTCTTCGTTGACGACGCGCATTCCAGGAATATCCCGTTCGATCTCGAACTGCGGCTGTTCCGCAAACTTCAGATGATCGATGATGCGATGACCGATCCGGACCTGCGCGTGCCGCCCAGCAATCATTTCGAGAAGTTGCGCGGCAACCTCGAAGGGTTCCATTCGATCCGTGTCAACAAGCAGTGGCGGCTTGTATTCCGGTGGGACGGTCGCCGCGGTGAAGCGTCGGACGTCTATCTTGACGACCATAGCTACAGATAG
- a CDS encoding HigA family addiction module antitoxin: MLATKRRPVTIGEILVEEFMRPMGLTQAALAEAMGVQRKHVNELCNNRRNVTAPTALILARVFGNSPEFWLNVQRRSDLWEAMHDPKERERIKRARPLPNAA, from the coding sequence ATGCTGGCGACCAAGCGCAGGCCGGTGACGATCGGCGAGATACTGGTGGAGGAATTCATGCGGCCGATGGGCCTCACCCAAGCCGCCCTAGCGGAGGCGATGGGTGTGCAACGCAAGCATGTCAACGAGCTCTGCAACAATCGTCGCAACGTCACGGCGCCGACCGCGCTTATCCTTGCACGCGTGTTCGGCAACAGTCCCGAGTTCTGGCTCAATGTGCAACGGCGCAGCGACCTGTGGGAAGCGATGCACGATCCGAAGGAGCGCGAGAGGATCAAACGGGCGCGCCCGTTGCCCAATGCCGCCTGA